In Kiritimatiellaceae bacterium, the genomic window ATAAAAGCGGCAGGGTTTTGAATGGAACGTAAAATCATGGCCCACTTATAATTAGAAACCAATTGACGCGCAATAGCTGTTGGTATAAACCCACCGTGATTTTTTATTTTTTCGAGAGGATGGAGCCAGCGAAAGGCTCATGAATTCGCCGTGTACACCGTGCTTTTTCCGACAGGACAGCTATGGCAAACGAAATTTTAAAGAGCGGACTGGATCCCGCCTGCATCCGGGTGGAGTTAAATGCGACCGGCCGGGATGAGGCCATTCGCGAACTGGTCGGACTGATTCACGCAAAGCATCGTCTGCGCAATATGGAAGATGTTGTGCAGGTCGTGATGGACCGCGAACAAAAGATGAGCACCAGCCTGGAAAACGGCATCGCTGTTCCTCACGGGAAATCCGCCTCGATTGACAAGCTGCTGGTGGCGGTCGGAATAAAGCAGAAGGGCATTGATTTCAAAAGTGCCGACGGCCAGCCTTCAAAAATCATCATACTGATTCTTTCCTCGGTGACACAGGCCGGTCCTCATGTTCGCTGTCTGGCGGAAATCGGACGACTGTTGCAGTCGGAAACCAACCGTAAAAAAATTCTAACGGCAAAGGATGCGGAGACCATCTTCAGGATCATGACGGACACGGGCATTTGAACCATGCAAAACAGATTATCCATTCGGCCTCTTCGTAACGGGTTAACCCCGGCGGGCCGCTGGATGTGTGCGCTCCTCATTACATTTCTGTTTGGAATTACCGATTTGTCTGTCGCAAGCGTACCGGAAGCCGCCGCGGAGCATCCGGTTTCTGCGGACGTACCGACCGAAGAACATCTGCCCGCCAGCGCGCCGGTAGTTTTCACTGTCGCCAGTGTGCCGGTTACCAACTCGATGCTTACCGGCTGGCTGGCCGCGTTTATTTTGATCGGTGTCTCCCTGAGGTTTCGTCAACAGGTACGGGTCGGACACCAAACCATGTTTACCGGCGCGGTCGAATCGCTGGTGATTTTCCTGCACGGATTTCTGGCGGACATTATGGGGGAAAAGCTGGCGCGGAAAACCTTCTGGCTGCTGGGCTCCTTTTTCATTTTTATTCTCTGCTCCAACTGGCTGGGATTGTTTCCAGGCATTGGAAGCATCGGCTGGGGACACGCGACGGAGCATATGTTCAAGGTGACTCAACCGCTGTTTCGCGGAGTTAACGCCGATCTCAACACGACGCTGGCACTGGGCGCATTGTTTTTCCTGTTCTGGTTTATCTGGGCGTGGAAAGAAAACGGGCCGGTCGGCATCTTAAAACACATTTTTGCGCCCAAGGGCGGGCTGAAGGGCATCATGTACTTTGTCATGGCGATTGTGTTTCTGGCGGTCGGATTTCTGGAAGTGTTTTCTATTATTATCCGTCCGTTTTCACTGGCGCTTCGGTTGTACGGCAATATTTTTGCCGGAGAAGTCATGCTGGAAACCATGCTACATAAAATTCCTGCGCTCGGCTGGTTGCTGCCGGTTCCGTTTTATCTGATGGAAGTGCTGGTCGGGCTGATTCAGGCCTTTGTTTTCACCCTTCTTTGTGCTGTTTTTGTTATGTTAATTTGCAGTCACGAGGGCGAAGAGAATCATCCGGAGCAGGAGATTGTTTCGGATGCACAACAACAGTAAGAAAAGGAGATAAAATATGGACCCATCAATGCATATCGGTATTGCGGCAGCTGGTGCCGCGTTGGCTGTAGGGTGGATCGGTTATGGCGCGGTCTCTGCGGTCGGTCGGAACCCCGGAGCGAGCACGAAAGTTATGGTACAGGCGATTCTGGCGATTGCCTTTGCCGAAGCCTGCGTGTTTTACGCAATTTTCCTGAAGTAGGCCGCAGGGCAGACGGAGCATCATGAGTACATTGTTGATACTGGCTGTCATCGAAAACCCCCTTCTGAAATTCGGCGTCAACTGGTATGACTTCATCTCTCAGGCCGTCGCGTTTCTGATCATCGCATGGATTTTGAATAAGTTTGTATTCAAGACCGTGATGAAAACGGTGGCGGATCGGCAGAGAGAGGCCGATGAGGCGGTCGCCAACAATGAGCGGGCGCGGCGCGAACTTCAGGCCGTCGAGGAGGCGCGTAAAGAGGTGCTGCACAAAGCGCAGGAACATGCCGAAAAAGTTGTGTCCGAAGCCAAAGCCAACGTGGCCGAACTGCTGAGTCAGGAAAAAATCCGCTGCGAACTGCTCGGTAATGAGATGCTGGCGAAAGCGCGCGAGGATGCTCAGCTTGATCAGGCGCGCCTGAAAACAGAACTCAAAGCCGAAATCGCAACGATGGTTGTGAATCTGACCGCGAAGCTGGCGCAAATGAATTTGACCGCCGCCGATCAGGATCGGCTGGTGCAGTCGGCGATTCATGAGATTGCCGCGTCTTCGCAGGAATAATATGAAGCTCACCCGTCAGAACCGCCGAAACGCCCGCCTTCTGTGGCAATCCGTTTCCGTCAACGGCACTCCCGATGCGAACCGTATCCGGGAGGCGGTTCAGGCTGTGAAGCAGCGCGACGGGCGCGACGCCGAAGCCGTTTTGAGGTGCTTCGTGCAACGGCTGGAAGTTTACATCCGTACGAACCGAGTCGGCATCACCAGTGCGGCCCGGCTTTCGACTCCGCAGCAGGAACAGCTTTCAGGGATGTTTCGCAAAACAGAATCGGTGAAAGCCGGGGTCAGTTTTTCGGTTGATCCTGCCGTCATCGGCGGGTTGAGAGTTGAGCAAGGATATCAGGTAACGGATCTGACCATTGCGCGGCAATTGGAAATATTGCAGGACAAGTTATTGGGAAAATGAATTTTTCGGACGGAAAGGCTGGTTAACGCACTATGCAATCTATCGTGGCGGACATTGAACAGACTCTCGCACAATTTCACCCGGAGGCGCAGAGCGAGGAAACGGGCAAGGTCATGGAAGTTGGCGATGGCGTGGCCCGGATCGAAGGGTTGCGTAATATCCGGCTGAACGAAATGATCGACTTCGGTAACGGGGTGACCGGTCTGGCATTGAATCTTGAAGAAAACAGCGTGGGCGCTGTGGTTCTGAGCGGCGCTGAAACCGTCCGCGAAGGACAGACCGTCCGTTCGACCGGCCGGTTGCTCGAAATTCCCTGCGGTCGCGCCATGCTTGGCCGCGTGGTGGATCCTCTCGGACATCCGCTCGACGGCAAAGGCCCGATTGATGCTGCGGGGATGAATCCGGTGGAGCGTTCGGCGCCTGGCATTATCGGCCGGCAGTCGGTTTCCGTGCCGTTGCAAACCGGCATTCTCGCCATTGACGCGGTGATTCCGATCGGACGAGGCCAGCGCGAACTGATCATCGGCGACCGTTCGACCGGCAAGACGACCATCGCGGTGGATGCCATTATTAATCAGGCGCGCCTGAACCATGAAGCTGAAGTCGCCGGGGACACCAATGTTCATCCGGTGTTTTCGGTTTATGTGGCGATCGGACAGCGGCAATCGAGCGTGGCGCAGGTTGTGCGCGTACTGGAAGAGCACGGCGCGCTGAAGTACACGGTGGTGGTGGTGGCTACGGCGGCTGATTCGGCGGCCATGCAATATCTGGCTCCGTTCAGCGGCACGGCGATCGGCGAGTGGTTTATGGATCACGGCATGGATGCGCTGGTGGTGTACGACGATCTTTCTAAACACGCGGTGGCCTACCGGCAGATGTCGCTGGTTTTGCGCCGGCCTTCCGGACGCGAAGCGTATCCGGGCGATATTTTTTATCTGCACAGCCGCCTGCTGGAGCGCTCGGCCTGTATGTCGAAAGCGCACGGCGGCGGAACGCTCACCTCGCTTCCAATCATTGAAACTCAAATCGGCGACGTATCCGCCTATATTCCGACTAATGTCATTTCCATCACCGACGGGCAGATTTATCTGGAAAGCGATCTGTTCTATCAAGGGATCCGGCCCGCGATGTCGATCGGGATTTCCGTGTCGCGCGTCGGTTCCGCCGCGCAGACCAAAGCGATGAAAGAGGTGGCCGGAAAAGTGAAGCTGGAATTGGCGCAGTATTATGAAATGAAAGAGTTCGCCCAGTTCGGTTCCGATCTGGATGCCAAGACTGTCGCGCTGATCGAACACGGACGGCGCATTACCGAGCTGTTTAAACAGACTCAATACAATCCCTTTCCGATGGAAGAAGAGGTCATTCAGCTGTGGGCGGCCCAGCAGGGCTTTTTCAACAGCACGCCGGTTGAGAAAACGCGCGAAGTCAGCGCTAAACTTCTCGAATTCATCCGGATGCGGCGGAAGAACCTGCTGAAAGATATTGCGCAGCAGAAACGGCTGACGCCGGAAATTAAGAAGGGCCTCGAAGAAGTAATGGCTGAATATCAAAGTTTGGCCTGACGGACAGCTATGGCAAATTTACGCGACATCCGACGGCGCATCAAATCGATCCGCTCCATGGCCAAAATCACCAAGGCCATGCAGATGGTGTCGATTTCAAAAATGAAGCGCGCCCAGCAGGCGGCGTTGTACGGAATTCCCTACGCCGACATGCTGAACGACATCCTCACTCAGGTGACGCAATATATCGGCACCTATCAGCACGGGCTGATGGAGCAGCGGAACGGCGAGCGGAAATTAATTATTCTGGTCGGCACGGATCGCGGATTGTGCGGCTCACTGAATACCAATATTTTCCGTGAGGTCGTTAAGTATGACCGCGACAACACGCTGTTTGTAACCATCGGAGCCAAGGCGGCCCAGTTCGTGCAAAAAACCGGACGGCTGCTGATTGTGGATTTCGACTATAGCGATCAACCGAAACTTTCCGAAGCCCGGATGGTCTGCCGGTTCGTGGCGCAGCTTTTTATGGATGATGAAATCGACAGCGCGGATATTGTTTTCAGCGACTATGTCTCCACCTTTAAACAGGTGCCGCTGACATGGCGCTTCCTGCCGGCAGGACAGTCGCAGGAATTTTTCGACCTGATGCCGGAAACGCTGAGACGCACCAAAATGGAGCAGGCGCAGCAGGGTCTGAAAAACATCGTAGAATTCAGTTTTGAACCGAATGCCAACACCGTCTATGAATCACTTCTATTGCGCAGTCTGGATTATCAGCTGCTGCAAATCATGCGCGAAGTCCGTGCCAGCGAACACAGCGCCCGCATGGTGTCGATGAAGCAGGCGACGGATAATGCCAGAGACATGAACAACAGCCTGCAGCTGGTTCATAACAACCTTCGGCAGGCGTCTATCACGAAAGAACTTTTGGAAATTGGCAGCGCCGCCGGAATCGATGGATAACGGGCGGCAGAATTTTAACGAAGCAATGTTCAGGAAACGAGGCGGTAAATGAAGCAGGGCAAAATTGTTCAGGTGATCGGGCCGGTAGTGGATGTCGAATTCGAAAGCGCCGCCGATCTGCCGGGGATTTATGAAGCGCTGACGGTCGAGCAGGCCGATGTTGACGGTACGGTTCGCAAGCTGGTGCTGGAAGTTCAGCAGCACGTCGGCGGACACTGGGTGCGCACCATTGCCATGGGCGCGGCGGAAGGTCTCCAGCGCGGCACGCCGGTCAACCCCACGGGCGGGCCGATCACGGTTCCGGTTGGACAGGGTGTAATGGGGCGCATGATGAATGTCACCGGCGATCCAGTTGACGAACGCGGTGAGGTTAAAGCGGAAAAACGGCTGCCTATTCACCGGCGTCCTCCCCTGCTGACTGAACAGACGACCAAGCCGGAAGTGCTGACGACCGGTATCAAAGTGATCGACCTGATCTGCCCTTTTTTGAAAGGCGGTAAAGTCGGCGCGTTCGGCGGCGCAGGCGTAGGGAAAACCGTCGTGATTATGGAGCTGATCAACAACATCGCCAAACTGCACGGCGGATACTCTGTTTTTGCCGGCGTCGGCGAACGCTCGCGCGAAGGAAACGACCTCTATCATGAAATGTCCGAAGCCGGCGTCATCAATCAGGCGGATCTCGAAAAATCGAAAATCGCTCTGGTCTACGGCCAGATGAATGAACCGCCGGGCGCCCGTATGCGTGTGGCGCTGACGGCCTTGACGGTGGCTGAATATTTCCGCGACGAAAAATTTCAGGACGTACTGCTTTTCATCGATAATATTTTCCGCTTCTCGCAAGCCGGAGCCGAAGTGTCGGCCCTGCTTGGACGCACGCCCAGCGCGGTGGGCTATCAGCCGACCCTTTCTACGGAAATGGGCGAGCTGCAAGAGCGGATTACTTCCACGCGGTCAGGTTCCATCACATCATTCCAGGCTGTGTATGTCCCCGCCGATGACCTGACCGACCCGGCACCGGCCACGACGTTTGCCCATCTCGATGCCACCATCGTGCTCGACCGCGCACTCACCGCGCAGGGAATTTTCCCGGCGGTTGACCCGCTGGCCTCGAATTCGCGTGCGCTTTCTCCGGAAATTGTCGGCGAAGAACATTACAACACGGCGCGCGGCGTTCAGGCGGTACTTCAGCGCTACAAAGAACTGCAGGACATCATTGCCATTCTGGGGATTGATGAACTGTCCAATGAAGACAAGGTCATCGTCAATCGCGCCCGCCGCATACAGAAATTTTTGAGCCAGCCGTTCACAGTGGCGGAAGTGTTCACCGGACAGCAGGGCCGGCAGGTAACGGTTCAGGAAACCGTGCGCGGATTCAAAGAAATTCTGGAAGGACAGCACGATGCGGTGCCGGAATCCAATTTCTATATGAAGGGCGGCATCGCGGAAGCGATCGAAGGGATCTGATCATGGCCGCAATGCTCAGAGTAAAAATTATTACGCCGAAAGAAGTCGCCTACGATGGAACGGCTCTGGCTGTGACAATACCGGCAGAGCAGGGCGAAATGCAGGTATATCAAGGACACATTCCGGTGCTGGCGCGTGTTATAAAAGGAATCGTTCGCATCGAAAGCCCCGGCGCAGATCCGGCCTGTTTTGCGGTGGACGAAGGCTTTTTCCGGGTGACGCAGGATGAAGTCAGTCTGCTCATCGACACGCTGCATGCGGTGAAAACGGTCGGCGTGTAATTGCGCCGATCTTCACGAACCATCGGCTATACTTAATTATTATCGCATTTCGCCTTGCGCGCTTTCTGTGTTTGCAGTAAGAATTCCCCAACAAAAAGGGGCCGATCAAAGGCCGGAAACAGAAACCATAGTGTAACAGGAGAATCCGCAATGGCAAAAGCAGCAACCAAGTCTCAGATCATCGCCAAGATCGCCGAAGACGCCGGCATCAGCAAAGTTCAGGCAAAATCAGCCCTCGAATCCATCATCGCTCAGGCCTATAAAGGTGCCGCCGCCGGCTTCACCGTTCCGGGTCTCGGCAAACTGGTTAAAGTAAAACGCAAAGCCCGCATGGGTCGTAATCCTGCCACCGGCGCGACAATCAAGATTGCCGCCAAGACGGTTCTCAAATTCCGCATCGCCAAAGCCGCCAAGGACGCTGTCCTCGGCTAAGCGTTCAGCTGGAACGAACACAGCCGCCCCGCAACGGGCGGCTGTTTTTTTGACTTGCTGAATTCCGTTTATCCGGATAAACAGATTCACATGACCGTTACTCAAAAATTAAAAACAACCGGATACCCGCTGATTTCCGTGGAGTTTTTTCCGCCGAAAACCGAAGCGGCTCAAACCGCTTTCCATAAAGGGGCCGTCGAACTGACCGGCTTGAAGCCGGACTTTGTTTCAGTAACCTGCGGCGCGGGCGGTTCTGCCGCAGGCCCCACACTTGAAATTTCAAAGCAGCTGTGCGGACTCGGCTATGATGCGGTTATGCCGCACTGCACCTGCGTCGGCATGTCTCGCAGCGAATTGGCGAGCTCAACCGAGGCGCTGGTCGAACAGGGGTTTCAAAACGTTATGGCGTTGCGCGGCGATCCGCCGCGCGGAGAAAAATTTTTCAAACCGGCGGACGGTGGATTCCGCTATGCCGCCGAACTGGTTGGGTTCCTGCGAGATCGTCATCCGCAACTTTGCATCGGCGTGGCCGGTTATCCGGAAAAACATCCGGAGGCATCCAGCCTTGAAACAGATATTCGCCGGCTGAAAGAAAAAGTAGATGCCGGCGCCGACTTCATTACGACGCAGCTCTTTCTTCACAACCATGTCTATTTTGAGT contains:
- a CDS encoding PTS sugar transporter subunit IIA, translating into MANEILKSGLDPACIRVELNATGRDEAIRELVGLIHAKHRLRNMEDVVQVVMDREQKMSTSLENGIAVPHGKSASIDKLLVAVGIKQKGIDFKSADGQPSKIIILILSSVTQAGPHVRCLAEIGRLLQSETNRKKILTAKDAETIFRIMTDTGI
- a CDS encoding F0F1 ATP synthase subunit A, which produces MQNRLSIRPLRNGLTPAGRWMCALLITFLFGITDLSVASVPEAAAEHPVSADVPTEEHLPASAPVVFTVASVPVTNSMLTGWLAAFILIGVSLRFRQQVRVGHQTMFTGAVESLVIFLHGFLADIMGEKLARKTFWLLGSFFIFILCSNWLGLFPGIGSIGWGHATEHMFKVTQPLFRGVNADLNTTLALGALFFLFWFIWAWKENGPVGILKHIFAPKGGLKGIMYFVMAIVFLAVGFLEVFSIIIRPFSLALRLYGNIFAGEVMLETMLHKIPALGWLLPVPFYLMEVLVGLIQAFVFTLLCAVFVMLICSHEGEENHPEQEIVSDAQQQ
- a CDS encoding ATPase produces the protein MDPSMHIGIAAAGAALAVGWIGYGAVSAVGRNPGASTKVMVQAILAIAFAEACVFYAIFLK
- a CDS encoding F0F1 ATP synthase subunit alpha, which encodes MQSIVADIEQTLAQFHPEAQSEETGKVMEVGDGVARIEGLRNIRLNEMIDFGNGVTGLALNLEENSVGAVVLSGAETVREGQTVRSTGRLLEIPCGRAMLGRVVDPLGHPLDGKGPIDAAGMNPVERSAPGIIGRQSVSVPLQTGILAIDAVIPIGRGQRELIIGDRSTGKTTIAVDAIINQARLNHEAEVAGDTNVHPVFSVYVAIGQRQSSVAQVVRVLEEHGALKYTVVVVATAADSAAMQYLAPFSGTAIGEWFMDHGMDALVVYDDLSKHAVAYRQMSLVLRRPSGREAYPGDIFYLHSRLLERSACMSKAHGGGTLTSLPIIETQIGDVSAYIPTNVISITDGQIYLESDLFYQGIRPAMSIGISVSRVGSAAQTKAMKEVAGKVKLELAQYYEMKEFAQFGSDLDAKTVALIEHGRRITELFKQTQYNPFPMEEEVIQLWAAQQGFFNSTPVEKTREVSAKLLEFIRMRRKNLLKDIAQQKRLTPEIKKGLEEVMAEYQSLA
- the atpG gene encoding ATP synthase F1 subunit gamma, with product MANLRDIRRRIKSIRSMAKITKAMQMVSISKMKRAQQAALYGIPYADMLNDILTQVTQYIGTYQHGLMEQRNGERKLIILVGTDRGLCGSLNTNIFREVVKYDRDNTLFVTIGAKAAQFVQKTGRLLIVDFDYSDQPKLSEARMVCRFVAQLFMDDEIDSADIVFSDYVSTFKQVPLTWRFLPAGQSQEFFDLMPETLRRTKMEQAQQGLKNIVEFSFEPNANTVYESLLLRSLDYQLLQIMREVRASEHSARMVSMKQATDNARDMNNSLQLVHNNLRQASITKELLEIGSAAGIDG
- the atpD gene encoding F0F1 ATP synthase subunit beta, with product MKQGKIVQVIGPVVDVEFESAADLPGIYEALTVEQADVDGTVRKLVLEVQQHVGGHWVRTIAMGAAEGLQRGTPVNPTGGPITVPVGQGVMGRMMNVTGDPVDERGEVKAEKRLPIHRRPPLLTEQTTKPEVLTTGIKVIDLICPFLKGGKVGAFGGAGVGKTVVIMELINNIAKLHGGYSVFAGVGERSREGNDLYHEMSEAGVINQADLEKSKIALVYGQMNEPPGARMRVALTALTVAEYFRDEKFQDVLLFIDNIFRFSQAGAEVSALLGRTPSAVGYQPTLSTEMGELQERITSTRSGSITSFQAVYVPADDLTDPAPATTFAHLDATIVLDRALTAQGIFPAVDPLASNSRALSPEIVGEEHYNTARGVQAVLQRYKELQDIIAILGIDELSNEDKVIVNRARRIQKFLSQPFTVAEVFTGQQGRQVTVQETVRGFKEILEGQHDAVPESNFYMKGGIAEAIEGI
- a CDS encoding F0F1 ATP synthase subunit epsilon, giving the protein MAAMLRVKIITPKEVAYDGTALAVTIPAEQGEMQVYQGHIPVLARVIKGIVRIESPGADPACFAVDEGFFRVTQDEVSLLIDTLHAVKTVGV
- a CDS encoding HU family DNA-binding protein; translation: MAKAATKSQIIAKIAEDAGISKVQAKSALESIIAQAYKGAAAGFTVPGLGKLVKVKRKARMGRNPATGATIKIAAKTVLKFRIAKAAKDAVLG
- a CDS encoding methylenetetrahydrofolate reductase [NAD(P)H], whose translation is MTVTQKLKTTGYPLISVEFFPPKTEAAQTAFHKGAVELTGLKPDFVSVTCGAGGSAAGPTLEISKQLCGLGYDAVMPHCTCVGMSRSELASSTEALVEQGFQNVMALRGDPPRGEKFFKPADGGFRYAAELVGFLRDRHPQLCIGVAGYPEKHPEASSLETDIRRLKEKVDAGADFITTQLFLHNHVYFEFVEACRAVGITVPIIPGLLPVISLEQITRMRTFCEFHVPDEFLRNLEAAKNDPLKMERIGLYWAIEQISELVEGGAPGIHLYLLNRARTALYPELFACLSRVRGG